One window of Aquipuribacter hungaricus genomic DNA carries:
- a CDS encoding YibE/F family protein → MSGRHGPDAGDGSVASRRPLVVMLGILLPLVLGSLVGLAVLWPSADAAVAGTGPLVDMSDNVQVRGEVLGSAGEVCEGAPADLLEDGSVPLSVLCASASVRLLSGPEEGDVVEVPLAPQVFTAGVEPGERVVLGRNATVSVEGTVVEADPDQVVYSWVDADRSRALVALAVGFVLLVVAVGRAQGAAAVAGLALTYVALAYVVLPALRQGESPVLVALCVSVPLLTVVLYLAHGFSTRTTAALVGTVFGLLATTGLAVWASSAASLDGLTDEDAYELSALTTGTDLRGIILCGLVVAGLGILNDVTITQVSAVWEIRALAPAARFGELFRSGMRVGRDHLASTVYTIAFAYAGAALPTMLLLGLYDQPLEQVLTSGAVAEEIARTAVGSIGMILAIPVTTAVAAASVAAGLRPAAQVPQNVT, encoded by the coding sequence GTGAGCGGGCGCCACGGCCCCGACGCCGGCGACGGGTCGGTCGCCAGCCGGCGGCCCCTCGTCGTCATGCTCGGGATCCTGCTGCCGCTCGTGCTCGGCAGCCTCGTCGGCCTCGCCGTGCTGTGGCCCTCCGCCGACGCGGCCGTGGCGGGGACGGGGCCCCTGGTCGACATGTCCGACAACGTCCAGGTGCGCGGCGAGGTCCTCGGTTCCGCCGGCGAGGTGTGCGAGGGCGCTCCGGCCGACCTGCTCGAGGACGGCTCGGTCCCGCTGTCGGTGCTGTGCGCCAGCGCCTCGGTGCGCCTGCTGTCGGGCCCGGAGGAGGGCGACGTCGTCGAGGTGCCCCTCGCGCCGCAGGTGTTCACCGCCGGCGTCGAGCCGGGGGAGCGCGTCGTGCTCGGCCGCAACGCCACCGTCTCCGTCGAGGGCACCGTCGTCGAGGCCGACCCGGACCAGGTCGTCTACTCCTGGGTGGACGCGGACCGGTCGCGGGCCCTCGTCGCGCTCGCGGTCGGCTTCGTCCTGCTCGTCGTCGCCGTCGGCCGCGCCCAGGGGGCCGCCGCGGTGGCGGGCCTCGCGCTCACGTACGTGGCGCTGGCCTACGTCGTCCTGCCGGCGCTGCGCCAGGGCGAGAGCCCCGTCCTCGTGGCGCTGTGCGTGTCGGTCCCGCTCCTGACCGTCGTCCTCTACCTGGCGCACGGCTTCTCCACCCGGACGACGGCGGCCCTCGTGGGGACCGTGTTCGGCCTGCTCGCCACCACCGGCCTGGCCGTCTGGGCGTCCTCGGCGGCCAGCCTCGACGGCTTGACCGACGAGGACGCCTACGAGCTCAGCGCGCTGACCACCGGCACCGACCTGCGCGGGATCATCCTCTGCGGGCTCGTGGTCGCCGGGCTCGGCATCCTCAACGACGTCACCATCACGCAGGTGTCGGCGGTCTGGGAGATCCGGGCCCTCGCCCCGGCGGCGCGCTTCGGCGAGCTGTTCCGGTCGGGGATGCGGGTGGGCCGGGACCACCTGGCCTCCACCGTGTACACGATCGCCTTCGCGTACGCGGGCGCCGCGCTGCCCACCATGCTGCTGCTGGGGCTCTACGACCAGCCGCTGGAGCAGGTCCTCACCTCCGGCGCGGTGGCCGAGGAGATCGCCCGCACCGCGGTGGGGTCCATCGGGATGATCCTGGCGATCCCGGTCACCACCGCGGTGGCGGCCGCGAGCGTCGCGGCCGGGCTGCGACCGGCGGCTCAGGTCCCGCAGAACGTCACGTAG
- a CDS encoding cysteine desulfurase-like protein → MTALPVLDVAALRARFPQLVGGSAHFDGPGGTQTPDVVADAVRATLLAPLANRGTLTRAARNAEAVVQGARAALGDLLAVPAQTVVVGRSATQLTFDLARTLSAGWGPGDEVVVTRLDHDANVRPWVRAAEAVGATVRRVPFDPATSELVPEDVAAQLSPRTRLVAVTGASNLLGTRPDLPAVAALVHEVGALLHVDGVHLAPHAVVDVPATGADTFVCSPYKFLGPHHGVLTGRAGLLEELRPDKLDPSSDAVPERFELGTLPYELLAGTTAAVDLLAGLVPAPDGTDRRSRLVASMGAVGRHEDRLRARAEDGLRDLGATVRSRAARRTPTLLCTFDDHRPADVARALAAVGVDAPAGHFYAQEASRWLGLGDEGGLRVGMAPYTDDDDVDRLLGALADVLR, encoded by the coding sequence GTGACCGCCCTCCCGGTGCTGGACGTCGCCGCGCTGCGGGCCCGGTTCCCGCAGCTCGTCGGGGGGTCCGCGCACTTCGACGGCCCCGGCGGGACGCAGACCCCCGACGTCGTCGCCGACGCGGTGCGCGCCACCCTGCTGGCCCCCCTGGCCAACCGGGGCACCCTGACGCGCGCGGCCCGCAACGCCGAGGCCGTCGTCCAGGGCGCCCGGGCCGCCCTGGGCGACCTGCTCGCCGTCCCGGCGCAGACGGTCGTCGTCGGCCGCAGCGCCACCCAGCTCACCTTCGACCTGGCGCGGACCCTGTCGGCCGGCTGGGGGCCCGGCGACGAGGTGGTCGTCACGCGCCTGGACCACGACGCCAACGTCCGCCCCTGGGTGCGCGCCGCCGAGGCCGTCGGCGCCACCGTGCGCCGGGTGCCCTTCGACCCCGCCACCAGCGAGCTGGTCCCCGAGGACGTCGCGGCGCAGCTGTCCCCGCGCACCCGCCTGGTCGCCGTCACCGGCGCCTCGAACCTGCTCGGCACCCGCCCCGACCTGCCGGCCGTCGCGGCGCTGGTCCACGAGGTCGGTGCCCTGCTCCACGTCGACGGCGTGCACCTGGCCCCGCACGCCGTGGTCGACGTGCCCGCCACGGGCGCGGACACCTTCGTCTGCTCGCCGTACAAGTTCCTCGGTCCCCACCACGGGGTGCTCACGGGCCGCGCCGGGCTCCTGGAGGAGCTGCGCCCCGACAAGCTGGACCCCAGCAGCGACGCCGTGCCGGAGCGGTTCGAGCTCGGCACGCTGCCCTACGAGCTGCTCGCCGGCACCACGGCCGCGGTCGACCTGCTGGCCGGCCTCGTGCCCGCCCCCGACGGGACGGACCGCCGCAGCCGGCTCGTGGCGTCGATGGGCGCCGTCGGACGGCACGAGGACCGGCTGCGCGCCCGCGCCGAGGACGGGCTGCGGGACCTCGGCGCCACCGTCCGGTCCCGGGCGGCCCGCCGCACCCCCACCCTGCTGTGCACCTTCGACGACCACCGGCCCGCCGACGTCGCCCGCGCGCTCGCGGCCGTCGGCGTCGACGCCCCGGCGGGGCACTTCTACGCCCAGGAGGCCTCGCGCTGGCTGGGGCTCGGCGACGAGGGCGGCCTGCGCGTCGGGATGGCGCCGTACACCGACGACGACGACGTCGACCGGCTGCTCGGCGCCCTGGCGGACGTCCTGCGCTGA
- a CDS encoding ATP-binding protein, giving the protein MDPGAHAQPGDAGAAVPRSLTLPPDPASAARARAMLRQVLDAAGRQEWLDTTELACSELITNAIVHAHTEIVVTVTVGPDEVLVEVRDSSPMLPVQRSYDSYATTGRGMGLVAVLAAEHGIRDAGPHGKTAWFVVRGTPDAGDGDDLLAAWDDSAWDEATRDAVQASAREEDPAGAEVVLLGIPPTLWFAAREHHDAILRELMLHLATDHAGLHEPGSPDSPDGTDGTAAAVDLAAADLARSTISTALWAAVDARLGPRPAGTRLPAPTDRASLALEPYDLRLRVPDEVAAAFPRLKQVLDLAELLAAEGRLFVRPALPEVVAVRDWACGQVVAQHGGARPEAWEGAAHDRFVAAGVPVPRAHPEWDTAEVRSSPRAVVAADDAGRVVAVSPSMAALVGWDVGDLAGQRIVALVPARLREAHVAGFTRHLATGETVILGLHVTLPVLHADGHEVACRVLIEPAPGAPEGTGRFLAWFDPAGDSGGGLG; this is encoded by the coding sequence ATGGACCCAGGGGCGCACGCGCAGCCCGGGGACGCCGGGGCCGCCGTCCCGCGCTCGCTCACCCTGCCCCCCGACCCGGCGTCGGCCGCCCGTGCCCGGGCGATGCTGCGGCAGGTGCTCGACGCCGCCGGCCGGCAGGAGTGGCTGGACACCACGGAGCTGGCCTGCAGCGAGCTCATCACCAACGCGATCGTCCACGCGCACACGGAGATCGTCGTCACCGTCACGGTCGGCCCCGACGAGGTGCTCGTCGAGGTGCGCGACTCCAGCCCGATGCTGCCGGTGCAGCGCTCCTACGACAGCTACGCCACCACCGGGCGCGGCATGGGGCTGGTGGCCGTCCTCGCGGCCGAGCACGGCATCCGCGACGCCGGCCCGCACGGCAAGACGGCGTGGTTCGTCGTGCGCGGGACGCCGGACGCCGGCGACGGCGACGACCTGCTGGCGGCGTGGGACGACTCCGCCTGGGACGAGGCCACCCGCGACGCGGTGCAGGCGAGCGCCCGCGAGGAGGACCCGGCCGGCGCGGAGGTCGTCCTCCTCGGCATCCCGCCCACGCTGTGGTTCGCCGCCCGCGAGCACCACGACGCGATCCTCCGCGAGCTCATGCTCCACCTGGCCACGGACCACGCGGGGCTGCACGAGCCCGGCTCCCCCGACAGCCCGGACGGCACGGACGGCACGGCTGCCGCCGTCGACCTCGCGGCCGCCGACCTGGCCCGCAGCACCATCTCCACCGCCCTGTGGGCCGCGGTCGACGCCCGCCTCGGCCCCCGGCCGGCGGGCACCCGGCTCCCCGCGCCCACCGACCGCGCGTCGCTCGCGCTCGAGCCGTACGACCTCCGGCTGCGCGTCCCGGACGAGGTGGCCGCCGCCTTCCCCCGCCTGAAGCAGGTCCTCGACCTCGCCGAGCTGCTCGCCGCCGAGGGCCGGCTGTTCGTGCGCCCCGCCCTGCCGGAGGTCGTGGCGGTGCGCGACTGGGCGTGCGGCCAGGTCGTCGCCCAGCACGGCGGGGCCCGGCCCGAGGCCTGGGAGGGTGCCGCGCACGATCGCTTCGTCGCCGCCGGCGTCCCCGTGCCGCGTGCGCACCCGGAGTGGGACACCGCCGAGGTCCGCTCCTCCCCCCGGGCGGTCGTGGCTGCCGACGACGCCGGCCGCGTCGTCGCGGTGAGCCCGTCGATGGCCGCCCTGGTCGGGTGGGACGTCGGCGACCTCGCCGGGCAGCGGATCGTCGCGCTGGTGCCCGCCCGGCTGCGCGAGGCGCACGTGGCCGGGTTCACCCGCCACCTCGCCACGGGCGAGACGGTCATCCTGGGCCTCCACGTGACGCTGCCCGTGCTGCACGCGGACGGGCACGAGGTCGCCTGCCGGGTGCTCATCGAGCCCGCACCCGGCGCCCCCGAGGGCACCGGCCGGTTCCTGGCGTGGTTCGACCCCGCCGGCGACAGCGGCGGGGGCCTCGGGTGA
- a CDS encoding protein adenylyltransferase SelO — translation MSTSPSPTSPSATSSSVTVALEHRFADELPEMAVAWQPAPAPGPRLLVLDEGLAAELGLDPAWLRSEDGVRLLTGERVPEGALPVAQAYSGHQFGGLSPRLGDGRALLLGELVDRHGRLRDLHLKGSGRTPFARAGDGLAAVGPMLREHVVATAMHALGIPTTRSLGVVATGRQVRRETWLPGAVLARVASSHLRVGSFQYAALTRDDDLLRRLVDVAVRRHHPQAADAPRPALALLEAVVAVQADLVARWMLVGFVHGVMNTDNMTVSGETIDYGPCAFMEAFDPGTVYSSIDTGGRYAYGNQPVVAAWDLARLAEALLPLLGDDEDEAVAAATAVLDGFRARYAAAWHAGMRAKLGLPAGTDDGVAGALAEDLLPLLQAGRVDHTSFYRRLADVGRAGSPVVVAAATLFPALEDADAVAGAQAWVSRWQATGPDAEAMDRVNPVYVPRNALVEEALDAATAGDLGPLTTLLEAVSSPFDRRAGLERYELPSPGGADGYVTFCGT, via the coding sequence GTGAGCACCTCGCCCTCCCCCACCTCGCCGTCCGCCACCTCGTCGTCGGTCACCGTCGCCCTCGAGCACCGCTTCGCCGACGAGCTGCCGGAGATGGCCGTGGCGTGGCAGCCCGCGCCCGCGCCCGGGCCGCGGCTGCTCGTGCTCGACGAGGGGCTCGCCGCCGAGCTGGGGCTCGACCCGGCCTGGCTGCGCAGCGAGGACGGCGTCCGGCTGCTCACCGGCGAGCGCGTGCCCGAGGGCGCCCTGCCGGTCGCCCAGGCGTACTCCGGGCACCAGTTCGGCGGGCTGTCCCCGCGCCTCGGCGACGGCAGGGCGCTGCTGCTGGGCGAGCTCGTCGACCGCCACGGGCGGCTGCGCGACCTGCACCTCAAGGGCTCCGGCCGCACCCCGTTCGCCCGTGCCGGGGACGGCCTGGCCGCCGTCGGGCCGATGCTGCGCGAGCACGTGGTCGCCACGGCCATGCACGCGCTCGGCATCCCGACGACCCGGTCGCTGGGCGTGGTCGCGACCGGGCGCCAGGTGCGCCGCGAGACCTGGCTGCCGGGGGCCGTGCTGGCCCGGGTGGCCTCCAGCCACCTGCGCGTCGGCAGCTTCCAGTACGCCGCGCTCACCCGCGACGACGACCTGCTGCGCCGCCTCGTCGACGTGGCCGTGCGGCGCCACCACCCGCAGGCCGCCGACGCCCCGCGCCCCGCCCTGGCGCTGCTCGAGGCGGTCGTCGCCGTCCAGGCCGACCTGGTCGCCCGGTGGATGCTCGTCGGCTTCGTCCACGGCGTCATGAACACCGACAACATGACCGTGTCCGGGGAGACCATCGACTACGGCCCCTGCGCGTTCATGGAGGCTTTCGACCCGGGCACCGTCTACAGCTCCATCGACACCGGCGGCCGCTACGCCTACGGCAACCAGCCCGTCGTCGCCGCGTGGGACCTCGCCCGGCTCGCCGAGGCGCTGCTCCCGCTGCTGGGCGACGACGAGGACGAGGCCGTGGCGGCGGCCACGGCCGTGCTCGACGGCTTCCGCGCCCGCTACGCCGCCGCCTGGCACGCCGGGATGCGCGCCAAGCTCGGGCTGCCCGCCGGCACGGACGACGGCGTCGCCGGGGCGCTGGCGGAGGACCTGCTCCCGCTCCTGCAGGCAGGCCGGGTCGACCACACGTCCTTCTACCGGCGCCTGGCCGACGTCGGGCGGGCCGGCAGCCCGGTCGTCGTCGCGGCGGCGACCCTGTTCCCCGCCCTGGAGGACGCCGACGCGGTGGCCGGGGCGCAGGCCTGGGTCTCCCGCTGGCAGGCCACCGGACCGGACGCGGAGGCGATGGACCGGGTCAACCCGGTGTACGTGCCCCGCAACGCCCTGGTCGAGGAGGCGCTCGACGCCGCCACCGCGGGCGACCTCGGTCCGCTGACGACGCTGCTGGAGGCGGTGTCGTCGCCGTTCGACCGGCGCGCGGGCCTGGAGCGGTACGAGCTGCCGTCCCCCGGAGGCGCCGACGGCTACGTGACGTTCTGCGGGACCTGA